A window from Lusitaniella coriacea LEGE 07157 encodes these proteins:
- the acs gene encoding acetate--CoA ligase encodes MSQPTIESILSENRVFPPPAEFAQNASIKSLEEYQQLYERAKADPAAFWAELAEKELHWFQKWDTVLDWKPPFAQWFVGGKINISYNCLDRHLTTWRKNKAALIWEGEPGDSRTLTYAQLHREVCQMANVFKQLGVKKGDRVGIYMPMIPEAAIAMLACARIGAPHSVVFGGFSAEALKARLVDAEAKLVVTADGGWRKDKIVPLKDAVDAALEDNGAPSVENVLVVKRTEQKISMESGRDHWWHDLQPNASADCPAEPMDSEDMLFILYTSGTTGKPKGVVHTTGGYNLYTHMTTQWTFDLKDTDVYWCTADVGWITGHSYIVYGPLSNGATSLMYEGAPRPSNPGCLWDVVEKYGVTIFYTAPTAIRAFIKMGEHHPNARNLSSLRILGTVGEPINPEAWMWYHKVIGGERCPIVDTWWQTETGGFMLTPLPGATPTKPGSATFPFPGILAEIVDAEGNPVGENSGGYLVIQHPWPSMMRTVYGDDERFRRTYWEHIPPKDGKYLYFAGDGARKDKDGYFWVMGRVDDVMNISGHRLGTMEVESALVSHPAVAEAAVVGKPDEVKGEDVFAFVTLEGEYEGSETLVRELKQHVVQEIGAIARPGEIRFTDALPKTRSGKIIRRVLRSLAAGQEFAGDTSTLEDRSVLDKLRGSS; translated from the coding sequence ATGTCGCAACCCACAATAGAATCGATTCTTAGTGAAAATCGCGTCTTTCCTCCTCCGGCTGAATTTGCCCAGAACGCAAGCATCAAAAGCTTAGAAGAATATCAGCAACTCTACGAAAGAGCAAAAGCAGATCCCGCAGCATTTTGGGCAGAACTCGCCGAAAAAGAATTACATTGGTTTCAAAAGTGGGATACCGTTCTCGATTGGAAACCGCCTTTTGCTCAATGGTTTGTGGGGGGAAAAATCAATATTTCCTATAATTGCCTCGACAGACACCTCACCACTTGGCGCAAGAATAAAGCAGCATTAATTTGGGAAGGAGAACCCGGCGATTCGCGCACCCTCACCTACGCGCAACTGCACCGGGAAGTTTGCCAAATGGCGAATGTTTTCAAACAATTAGGAGTCAAAAAAGGCGATCGCGTGGGGATTTATATGCCCATGATCCCAGAAGCCGCGATCGCGATGCTCGCCTGCGCGCGGATTGGTGCGCCCCACAGCGTCGTTTTTGGCGGATTTAGCGCAGAAGCCCTAAAAGCCCGTTTAGTGGATGCAGAGGCAAAACTTGTCGTCACCGCCGATGGAGGATGGCGCAAAGATAAAATTGTCCCTCTCAAAGATGCCGTCGATGCCGCCCTCGAAGACAATGGCGCGCCTAGCGTAGAAAACGTTTTGGTGGTCAAGCGTACCGAACAGAAGATTTCGATGGAATCCGGACGCGACCATTGGTGGCACGACTTACAACCCAACGCTTCCGCCGACTGTCCCGCCGAACCGATGGACAGCGAAGATATGCTCTTCATCCTCTACACCAGTGGTACAACGGGCAAACCCAAAGGAGTCGTCCACACCACCGGAGGTTACAACCTTTACACCCACATGACCACCCAATGGACCTTCGACCTCAAAGATACCGATGTCTATTGGTGTACTGCCGATGTGGGCTGGATTACAGGTCATAGTTATATCGTCTATGGTCCTCTCTCCAACGGCGCAACCAGTTTAATGTATGAAGGCGCGCCCCGTCCTTCAAATCCAGGCTGTTTGTGGGATGTGGTGGAAAAATACGGCGTAACCATCTTCTACACCGCCCCCACCGCGATTCGCGCTTTTATTAAAATGGGCGAACATCATCCCAACGCCCGCAACCTTTCCTCTCTGCGCATTCTGGGAACCGTCGGCGAACCCATCAACCCCGAAGCTTGGATGTGGTATCACAAGGTTATCGGTGGCGAACGCTGTCCTATTGTCGATACCTGGTGGCAAACGGAAACCGGAGGGTTTATGCTCACCCCTCTTCCCGGCGCAACCCCCACCAAACCCGGTTCTGCAACGTTCCCCTTCCCCGGCATTCTTGCGGAAATTGTGGATGCGGAGGGGAATCCGGTGGGCGAAAATTCTGGAGGCTATTTAGTCATTCAACACCCTTGGCCCAGCATGATGCGAACGGTGTATGGAGATGACGAGCGCTTCCGTCGCACCTATTGGGAGCATATTCCCCCCAAAGATGGAAAATACCTCTATTTCGCAGGAGATGGGGCGAGAAAAGATAAGGATGGTTATTTCTGGGTAATGGGTCGCGTAGACGATGTGATGAACATTTCCGGACACCGCTTGGGAACGATGGAAGTGGAATCGGCGTTAGTCTCTCACCCCGCAGTAGCCGAAGCCGCAGTTGTGGGGAAACCCGATGAGGTCAAAGGCGAGGATGTGTTCGCTTTTGTGACCTTGGAAGGGGAGTATGAGGGGAGTGAAACCCTTGTGCGGGAACTGAAACAGCACGTCGTTCAAGAGATTGGCGCGATCGCGCGTCCGGGGGAAATTCGCTTTACCGATGCACTCCCAAAAACGCGATCGGGTAAAATTATACGCCGTGTCTTGCGTAGTTTAGCCGCAGGTCAAGAATTTGCCGGGGACACCTCCACCCTTGAAGATCGCAGCGTTCTCGATAAGTTACGCGGGAGTTCTTAG
- a CDS encoding PAS domain S-box protein — MLDPKNDAQKIKELEQAKRILQKKLEQSEANRLQLEENNEKKEALLHKAIEELRQSERTSLKRSSELEAALTELKTTQTKLTESEQFLHLIIDNIPQAIFWKDCNSVYLGCNQVFAEIVGVSSPQNITGKTDYDLCWNPEDAEQYQKRDRAVIESGKPQLHIVEKQQEENGKLYWLETNKIPLYDLDGQSIGILGTSEDITERKQAEEALEARVVEKTAELKKSQQRLALIIEQSPVGIMEWNPNCKITQWNPAAESIFGYSKEEVLGRHFKRIVPKELHKYVDEVAQEILNQEGGSFSVNDNVTKDGRRITCEWHNSPLVAADGELLGAVSLFMDISERQRTEEELRASQQKLSLLIQQTPLAVIEWDKQFNVRDWNPAATKIFGYARSEAIGQNATFIIPEAAHPYVKPVLQDLLADRGGRRSTNANITKDGKEIVCEWHNTPLISPEGEVIGVASLVLDITERRQAENRLQEQEQFLRSIYDGVEHPIFVVDVLEDGDFRYAGWNATTERATGVSGAEIAGKTPEEWIGPEAGAAIRQRFEQCVATGQPLTYEEPLVFNGEKTWWLTTFNPLRNSQGRIYRLVATTFNISELKAVEVALQKSEAQLQAILNNSTAAIYVKDLEGRHVFVNPECERAFNLSKEEILGKTDFDLLPSDIAEQLQKNDRQVAKTRTAIQSEESVMQTDGLHTYLTIKFPLLDPDGNVYGICGMSTDISDRKQAEIVLHEQAERQELLSNITAQIRNSLNVDTILETTIRELYSLLQLDWCAFSWFDSTVEPAVWHIVRDARPENAESIVGTYPAESIGPIDRVLMCQEMIQIDDASQYDEPTHRAFLQSMGVAARVMIPIQTQLDQLGIIICDRAQPHFWTEREIELLKAVANQLAIAIDQAELYNQSRTKTQELEQTLRELQQTQTQLIQSEKMSSLGQLVAGVAHEINNPVSFIYGNITPAMNYAQELIHLLQAYQQHYPNPAPSLAEEIEEIDLDFILDDLPKLLSSMKVGAERICQIVLSLRTFSRLDEAEYKDADIHQGIDSTLMILQHRLKETSEYPAIEVLKEYGKLPPVQCYPGQLNQVFMNIIANAIDALEERKKSRTPSRICITTELIEAQQAARITISDNGTGIPEAVGNRIFNPFFTTKKIGKGTGLGMSISYQIIVERHGGQLTYHSVPGKGTEFFIQIPLNP, encoded by the coding sequence ATGCTCGACCCTAAAAATGATGCACAAAAAATCAAAGAACTCGAACAAGCCAAGCGTATCCTTCAGAAAAAATTAGAACAATCAGAAGCCAATCGCTTGCAATTAGAAGAGAATAATGAAAAGAAAGAAGCATTACTCCATAAGGCGATCGAAGAACTTCGGCAATCAGAACGGACATCGCTCAAGCGAAGTTCCGAACTCGAAGCTGCGCTGACGGAATTAAAAACGACTCAAACAAAACTGACCGAATCCGAACAGTTTTTGCACCTGATTATCGATAACATTCCCCAGGCAATTTTTTGGAAAGATTGCAATTCCGTCTATTTAGGCTGCAATCAGGTTTTTGCGGAGATAGTGGGGGTAAGTTCGCCACAGAATATTACTGGCAAAACGGACTACGACTTGTGTTGGAACCCAGAAGATGCGGAGCAGTATCAAAAACGCGATCGCGCGGTCATTGAATCAGGCAAACCCCAACTCCACATCGTTGAAAAGCAGCAAGAGGAAAACGGCAAGCTTTATTGGTTAGAAACGAACAAAATCCCTTTGTACGATCTTGACGGTCAGAGTATCGGGATTCTCGGCACCTCTGAAGATATCACCGAGCGCAAGCAAGCAGAGGAAGCCCTCGAAGCACGGGTAGTAGAGAAAACAGCCGAACTGAAAAAATCCCAACAGCGCCTTGCTTTGATTATCGAACAGTCTCCTGTGGGCATAATGGAATGGAATCCGAACTGTAAAATTACTCAGTGGAATCCTGCCGCCGAGTCGATCTTTGGGTATTCCAAAGAAGAAGTTTTGGGTCGCCACTTTAAGCGCATTGTCCCTAAAGAATTACACAAGTATGTGGATGAAGTCGCCCAGGAGATTCTCAATCAGGAGGGAGGGAGTTTTAGCGTTAACGATAACGTGACGAAAGACGGTCGAAGGATTACTTGCGAATGGCATAACAGTCCCTTGGTCGCGGCGGATGGCGAGTTACTGGGGGCGGTTTCTCTATTTATGGATATTAGCGAACGCCAGCGAACCGAAGAAGAACTGCGCGCCTCCCAGCAAAAACTCTCGCTTCTCATTCAGCAAACGCCCTTAGCTGTGATTGAATGGGACAAACAGTTTAATGTGAGGGATTGGAATCCTGCTGCGACAAAGATTTTTGGGTATGCGCGATCCGAAGCCATCGGACAAAACGCAACCTTCATTATTCCCGAAGCCGCACACCCCTACGTCAAACCCGTTCTCCAAGACCTCCTCGCTGACCGCGGCGGACGACGCAGCACGAATGCAAACATCACGAAAGATGGCAAGGAAATCGTTTGCGAGTGGCACAACACTCCCCTGATCTCTCCAGAGGGGGAGGTAATAGGCGTAGCCTCTCTCGTCTTGGACATTACTGAGCGCAGGCAAGCAGAAAACCGACTGCAAGAACAAGAACAATTCCTGCGCAGTATTTACGATGGGGTCGAACACCCAATTTTTGTGGTTGACGTGCTGGAAGATGGAGACTTTCGGTACGCAGGGTGGAACGCTACCACAGAGCGAGCGACGGGAGTGAGCGGTGCAGAGATTGCGGGGAAAACCCCGGAGGAATGGATTGGTCCCGAAGCAGGTGCGGCGATTCGCCAGCGATTTGAGCAGTGCGTTGCAACCGGACAACCACTAACCTACGAAGAGCCTTTAGTCTTCAATGGAGAGAAAACCTGGTGGCTGACGACGTTTAATCCCCTGCGCAATTCTCAAGGCAGAATTTATCGCTTGGTGGCAACGACGTTTAATATTAGCGAGCTTAAAGCCGTAGAAGTCGCCTTGCAGAAGAGTGAGGCGCAACTCCAGGCAATTTTGAATAACTCGACTGCGGCTATCTATGTTAAAGATTTGGAGGGTCGCCATGTCTTTGTGAATCCGGAGTGCGAGCGAGCTTTTAATCTTTCCAAGGAAGAAATCTTGGGGAAAACAGACTTCGATCTGTTGCCATCGGATATTGCAGAGCAGTTGCAGAAGAACGACCGACAGGTTGCAAAAACCCGAACAGCAATTCAGTCAGAAGAATCGGTAATGCAGACTGATGGATTGCATACTTACCTAACGATTAAATTTCCTCTGCTCGATCCCGATGGCAATGTGTATGGGATTTGCGGGATGTCTACGGATATTAGCGATCGCAAACAGGCTGAAATCGTGCTGCACGAGCAGGCAGAGCGTCAGGAATTACTCAGCAACATTACGGCTCAAATTCGCAATTCTCTGAATGTCGATACGATTTTAGAAACGACGATTCGGGAACTTTATTCGCTATTGCAGTTGGATTGGTGTGCTTTTTCCTGGTTCGATTCCACAGTCGAGCCTGCGGTTTGGCACATTGTTCGGGACGCTCGTCCGGAGAATGCGGAGAGTATTGTTGGAACTTATCCAGCCGAATCGATTGGACCGATCGATCGCGTGCTGATGTGCCAAGAAATGATTCAGATTGATGATGCAAGCCAGTACGATGAACCCACCCATCGAGCATTTTTACAAAGTATGGGCGTTGCCGCTCGCGTGATGATCCCAATTCAAACCCAATTAGACCAGCTTGGGATTATTATCTGCGATCGCGCACAACCCCATTTTTGGACGGAACGGGAGATCGAACTGCTTAAAGCCGTTGCCAATCAACTCGCGATCGCGATCGATCAAGCCGAACTCTATAACCAAAGTCGCACAAAAACGCAAGAACTCGAGCAAACGCTACGGGAATTGCAACAAACGCAAACTCAACTGATTCAAAGCGAAAAAATGTCGAGCCTCGGTCAACTTGTCGCCGGAGTGGCACACGAAATCAACAATCCCGTCAGTTTCATCTACGGCAATATCACCCCAGCAATGAACTATGCCCAAGAGCTAATCCACCTGCTGCAAGCTTACCAACAGCACTATCCCAATCCCGCCCCATCCTTAGCAGAGGAAATTGAAGAGATCGATCTAGATTTCATCCTCGACGACTTACCCAAATTACTCTCTTCGATGAAAGTGGGAGCCGAGCGCATCTGTCAAATCGTCCTCTCCTTACGCACTTTCTCCCGTCTCGACGAAGCCGAATATAAAGATGCAGATATCCATCAAGGCATTGACAGTACCCTGATGATTCTGCAACATCGACTTAAAGAAACTTCAGAATATCCAGCAATTGAAGTGCTGAAAGAGTATGGCAAACTGCCCCCCGTGCAATGCTATCCCGGTCAGCTCAATCAAGTATTTATGAATATTATTGCCAATGCCATTGATGCCTTAGAAGAGCGCAAAAAATCTCGAACTCCCAGTCGAATTTGCATCACAACAGAACTCATAGAAGCCCAGCAAGCCGCGAGGATTACCATTAGCGATAACGGAACTGGCATTCCCGAAGCAGTTGGCAACCGAATTTTCAATCCGTTCTTCACCACGAAAAAGATCGGCAAAGGAACCGGATTGGGAATGTCCATTAGCTATCAAATTATCGTAGAACGCCACGGCGGTCAGCTTACATACCATTCAGTTCCGGGGAAAGGGACGGAGTTTTTTATTCAAATTCCTCTCAACCCGTAA